The following are encoded together in the Fragaria vesca subsp. vesca unplaced genomic scaffold, FraVesHawaii_1.0 scf0513067, whole genome shotgun sequence genome:
- the LOC101302420 gene encoding cytochrome P450 71A26-like, giving the protein MAELINNETLSLVLLAVFLILFYIWSSSTSTTRNSPPSPPKLPIIGNLHQLLGSPGTPPHRALQALSKLHGPLMLLHFGSFPVLVVSSAEAAREIMKTHDLAFASRPRTTAFEKLLYNYKDVAAAPYGDYWRQVKSICVLNLLSAKKVRSFRTLREEETRSMINNIKETSRRGEVVDVRKMVMGLTNDVVSRAALGKKYYNDGEFKELITEFTELAGSIHIGDYIPSLGWLSRLGGLDAKLVSLAKRYDAFLDTVLQEHIDRSSETTSNRNDKGVDDQNEDNKDFVDVLLDIQRENSLHFPLDRISIKAVVQDVFLAGTDTTSTLLEWAMAEILRHPRVMSKLQKELRSVKKGEEEILTEDDMVDMHYLKAVIKEALRLHPPFTLLLPKMSIQDVKIKGYDIKANTQVLVNAWQIGRDPESFSYKPEEFEPERFLEVNSGLSYKGTDFEFIPFGAGRRICPGIQFATTVNEIGLANLLHKFDWKLPGGVRNEDLDMNESSGLTIHKKHPLKAVAIPYSSA; this is encoded by the exons ATGGCGGAGCTCATCAACAACGAAACCCTTTCACTTGTACTCCTCGCCGTTTTCCTCATCCTCTTCTACATCTGGTCCTCATCCACTTCCACTACCAGAAACTCACCACCTTCTCCACCAAAACTCCCCATTATCGGAAACCTCCACCAACTACTAGGCTCTCCCGGAACTCCACCTCATCGCGCACTTCAAGCCTTATCTAAACTCCACGGCCCTCTCATGCTCCTCCACTTTGGAAGCTTCCCCGTCCTCGTCGTCTCCTCCGCCGAGGCAGCACGTGAGATCATGAAAACCCACGACCTTGCTTTCGCCAGCAGACCTAGGACCACCGCCTTCGAGAAGCTTCTTTACAACTACAAGGACGTGGCCGCGGCGCCTTACGGTGACTACTGGCGGCAGGTGAAGAGCATCTGCGTGCTGAATCTCTTGAGCGCCAAGAAGGTTCGGTCCTTTCGAACCCTTAGAGAAGAGGAGACAAGATCCATGATCAACAACATAAAGGAAACCTCACGACGGGGAGAAGTTGTGGATGTGAGGAAGATGGTTATGGGGCTTACGAACGACGTCGTCTCGAGGGCGGCTCTAGGGAAGAAGTACTACAATGATGGAGAATTTAAGGAGCTCATCACCGAATTTACAGAGTTGGCGGGAAGTATTCATATTGGAGACTATATTCCATCGCTTGGTTGGTTGAGCCGTCTTGGCGGTTTGGACGCTAAGCTAGTCAGTTTGGCTAAACGCTACGATGCATTTTTGGACACAGTACTGCAAGAGCATATTGATAGAAGTTCAGAGACGACTAGCAACAGAAATGATAAAGGCGTTGATGATCAGAACGAGGATAACAAGGATTTTGTGGACGTTTTACTTGATATTCAGCGGGAAAACTCGCTCCATTTCCCTCTTGACAGAATTAGCATCAAAGCTGTCGTCCAG GACGTGTTCCTTGCTGGGACGGATACGACGTCTACACTTCTAGAGTGGGCAATGGCAGAGATTCTGAGGCACCCAAGGGTCATGAGCAAATTGCAGAAAGAGTTGAGGAGTGTAAaaaagggagaagaagaaatattaaCAGAGGACGACATGGTTGATATGCACTACTTGAAGGCAGTGATTAAGGAGGCTCTTCGTTTACATCCTCCATTTACCCTACTTTTGCCTAAGATGTCGATCCAAGATGTGAAGATAAAAGGTTACGACATCAAGGCCAACACACAAGTCCTAGTGAATGCTTGGCAGATCGGAAGAGACCCGGAATCGTTCAGTTACAAACCGGAAGAGTTTGAACCGGAGAGGTTCTTGGAGGTTAACAGTGGTTTAAGTTACAAAGGAACTGACTTCGAGTTTATTCCGTTCGGAGCTGGAAGGAGAATTTGTCCTGGGATTCAGTTTGCTACGACTGTCAATGAGATTGGTCTAGCAAATTTGCTGCACAAGTTTGATTGGAAATTGCCTGGTGGAGTAAGAAATGAGGAtttagacatgaatgaatcaTCTGGTTTAACCATTCATAAGAAACACCCTCTCAAAGCCGTGGCTATTCCATATTCATCAGCTTAG